GAGCAACCCTTCATCCGGACCTCGCTCGGGGAAAGGACCGTGGTCTCGTTCCCGATTCACCGCGTAATCATTCTCCGCGCCATACGGCCCGCCTCGGAAGATGATCCGATTCGGCCGGCCGTCCGAGCTGGGCGAGAACGGCGTCACCCAGCAGACGCTATTCCCCGAAAAGAACATCAACGACACCCCGGCATCCCGCATCGCCTCCACACTACGGAACTGCCGAATGTCCCAGTATTCGTCGTGCCCCACACTCACGAACGTTTTGCACATCAACCCTCGATCCGGCGTGATCAGATCGCTGTTGGAACAATAGGTCACATCATACCCATGCTGTTCCAACCAGTAGGCCAGAGGAAATTCGAACGGCAAGAACTCGCCCGATCCGAAGGTCAGGGGATCATTCACAACTCCGTTGAACTGCGCTTCCCTCCCGTACGGTCGGTCGAAGCTGACATTGGCCCAGGGCCCCTGATTGCCCTTCGGATGCGTGTAGACCGAATAATTGTTCGGCCATGTGTTGTAGGCCTGCCAGGTGTTGTCGGAGCACTGAAACAGGATGTCGGCCGGTCGGTCATCCGTCACAATGAATACCACATAGCTTTGCCAGTAGGGCCGATCCTCCGCCTCCGGAATCGTCGTCAGGCGTCCGAGATACACCCCGCTCACCCAGTCGTCCGGAATCGTTACCGTTGCTGATGGCTTCCATCGGCATTCATGAACATTCTTTTCCCCAGGTTCTGGAATGGGCTGAGCAATCCCTTCGATCGGTCCAAGGGTGGTCATCAGCCGAGCCCCTCGCCCGCCGTAATAGCCCATCCGGAAGATCTCAACCGTGAAGGGACGAGGCGGGTCCGTCGAGATCATCAGGTCGATCGACTCTCCTGCCTTCACACTCTGTTTCGAGCAATACCCCTCGATCCAGGGCGACCGAAACCCCCCACCATCC
This sequence is a window from Tautonia rosea. Protein-coding genes within it:
- a CDS encoding N,N-dimethylformamidase beta subunit family domain-containing protein, giving the protein MLLVGTLPDTRSSIIRQENAKPGATDWQLTRVRPDGGGFRSPWIEGYCSKQSVKAGESIDLMISTDPPRPFTVEIFRMGYYGGRGARLMTTLGPIEGIAQPIPEPGEKNVHECRWKPSATVTIPDDWVSGVYLGRLTTIPEAEDRPYWQSYVVFIVTDDRPADILFQCSDNTWQAYNTWPNNYSVYTHPKGNQGPWANVSFDRPYGREAQFNGVVNDPLTFGSGEFLPFEFPLAYWLEQHGYDVTYCSNSDLITPDRGLMCKTFVSVGHDEYWDIRQFRSVEAMRDAGVSLMFFSGNSVCWVTPFSPSSDGRPNRIIFRGGPYGAENDYAVNRERDHGPFPERGPDEGLLMGARNVEPVNGGGDWIITKPDHWIFEGTGVKAGDRIPGLIGWEYHGDPAEIPGLEVVAAGTAWVGGERPQQWTATIYPGPKDNFVFNASTIFWAQGLSSPPGHVLPWSHWSRPHGPDERVQRITKNLFDRAIGLKDK